A window of Tautonia plasticadhaerens contains these coding sequences:
- a CDS encoding type II secretion system protein: MRRDRGFTLIELGVVIVIIGILMSFLLAASWEGLRRAEERGTQSLILKLDAAMADRVEALSLQRPPANVAHRYLAMTELPSGTARVYRQSPNRARLIAKIDYLRRELPDVFFVQADDRYPLNFAGLAFFPETALPVARSTSASFLGTAASPYARYLLPLGHGVQSSRPAGLFDDEPTLPRPQTPIQNHVLRYGLGGTSNAPAGEGIFGGSYSVMAALTRQLGYPEAGSNGSDDDGNGLVDEKTASEFQMDSGDFAALNARINARLQNHSHVTARAEMLYAILVGGAGPLGSAFSPDDFTDREVRDTDNDGLMEFVDAWGRPLQFYRWPTYYTTDLGSNRSFQKGAGEYQNRVEPRQQNTIDPNQSLVAPGWWADMVEQAGGGLPPSSEQMSSRANLFQQHFFSLVDPQADVPQAVPGRLWDRTDYYKRRAYFTKFLITSAGPDGRLGTGSFGVLYDDSGTSLQPPAIISDPDAFTARMILLENQAARSNPFARIVKGAAGPLTIDEAGQAGRLGLYQLQPSGEIYSILMRDEWGADDITNHNLTTTGTGAR; encoded by the coding sequence ATGCGACGGGACCGCGGCTTCACGCTCATCGAGCTGGGCGTCGTGATCGTGATCATCGGCATCCTGATGAGCTTCCTGCTCGCCGCCTCCTGGGAGGGCTTGCGACGGGCCGAGGAGCGGGGCACGCAGTCCCTGATCCTCAAGCTCGATGCCGCCATGGCCGACCGCGTCGAGGCCCTCTCCCTGCAACGGCCGCCGGCCAACGTCGCCCACCGCTACCTGGCGATGACGGAGCTGCCCTCGGGGACGGCCAGGGTCTACCGGCAATCCCCCAACCGGGCCCGGCTGATCGCCAAGATCGACTACCTGCGGCGGGAGCTGCCCGACGTGTTCTTCGTCCAGGCGGACGACCGCTACCCGCTGAACTTCGCCGGCCTGGCGTTCTTCCCCGAGACGGCCCTCCCGGTCGCGCGATCGACCTCGGCCTCGTTCCTCGGGACGGCTGCCTCCCCCTATGCCCGGTACCTGCTCCCCCTGGGGCATGGGGTCCAGTCGAGCCGGCCGGCCGGGCTGTTCGACGACGAACCTACCCTCCCGAGACCGCAGACCCCCATTCAGAATCACGTCCTACGCTACGGGCTCGGGGGGACTTCGAACGCCCCCGCCGGCGAGGGCATCTTCGGCGGGTCCTACTCGGTGATGGCGGCGCTGACCCGGCAGCTCGGCTATCCGGAGGCCGGCTCCAACGGCAGCGACGACGACGGCAACGGCCTGGTCGACGAGAAGACGGCGTCGGAATTCCAGATGGACAGCGGCGACTTCGCCGCCCTCAACGCCCGGATCAACGCCCGCCTCCAGAACCACAGCCACGTCACGGCGCGGGCCGAGATGCTCTACGCGATCCTCGTCGGCGGGGCGGGCCCGCTGGGCAGTGCATTCAGCCCCGACGACTTCACCGATCGCGAGGTCCGCGACACCGACAACGACGGCCTGATGGAGTTCGTCGACGCCTGGGGCCGGCCGCTCCAGTTCTATCGCTGGCCGACCTACTACACCACCGACCTCGGTTCCAACCGGAGCTTCCAGAAGGGCGCGGGCGAGTATCAGAATCGGGTCGAGCCCCGCCAGCAGAATACGATCGATCCGAACCAGTCCCTGGTCGCGCCGGGCTGGTGGGCGGACATGGTCGAGCAGGCGGGCGGCGGACTCCCGCCCAGTTCAGAACAGATGAGCAGCCGGGCCAATCTCTTCCAGCAGCACTTCTTCAGCCTCGTCGACCCTCAGGCCGACGTCCCCCAGGCCGTCCCCGGACGCCTCTGGGACCGGACCGACTACTACAAGCGGCGGGCCTACTTCACGAAGTTCCTCATCACCTCGGCAGGGCCGGATGGCCGCCTCGGCACCGGGAGCTTCGGGGTCCTCTACGATGACTCGGGCACGAGCCTCCAGCCGCCGGCGATCATCTCGGATCCCGACGCATTCACGGCACGCATGATCCTGCTTGAGAACCAGGCCGCCCGTTCCAACCCCTTCGCTCGGATCGTCAAGGGGGCTGCCGGCCCGCTCACGATCGACGAGGCCGGGCAGGCAGGCCGGCTGGGGCTCTACCAACTCCAGCCGAGCGGTGAGATCTACTCGATCCTCATGCGGGACGAATGGGGCGCCGACGACATCACGAACCACAACCTCACCACGACCGGAACGGGAGCACGCTGA
- a CDS encoding type II secretion system protein yields the protein MTPASRRRTGFTLVELLVVITILGVLVALLVPAITGAVRRARQSQAEAQINTLAGALASFKAKYGEFPPSRLVFHESGRLATPPAAGPTAGSGLYFQADYPSQDNVPESQRLNLGGATLGPVGPAAGSQEHSELVTRSLLALRSIFPKLSVSNSVAGAGDSAIHDINGNGVGEAEPILLDGQECLYLFLCGIPDWSPGTPASLRGAGGFSVSPRNPFQAVPASGPDSSRTTPFFEITDPSQLYDDDRDFIPGIVDPIGASSDARYVAYFSSTFGGYDPRDVKFEDEPTAPFTLTGYPDSYTTDPTAAIQVPGPNPWTNGPSFGTEAPRWLRPQSFQLVSPGSDRDYGPGGQVVVQDGSMTFPEVSGSGGRAVEDDNVGMR from the coding sequence ATGACCCCCGCCTCACGCCGTCGGACCGGCTTCACCCTGGTCGAACTCCTGGTCGTGATCACGATCCTGGGGGTTCTGGTCGCCCTGCTCGTGCCGGCCATCACGGGGGCCGTCAGGCGGGCCAGGCAGTCCCAGGCCGAGGCCCAGATCAACACCCTGGCCGGCGCCCTGGCGAGCTTCAAGGCCAAGTACGGCGAGTTCCCCCCCAGCAGGCTGGTCTTCCACGAGTCGGGAAGGCTTGCCACCCCGCCGGCAGCCGGGCCGACCGCCGGCTCCGGGCTCTACTTCCAGGCCGACTACCCGAGCCAGGACAATGTGCCTGAATCCCAACGCCTCAACCTCGGCGGCGCGACCCTCGGCCCGGTCGGGCCGGCGGCGGGCAGCCAGGAGCACTCGGAGTTGGTCACCCGGTCCCTGCTCGCCCTCCGGTCGATCTTCCCGAAGCTGAGCGTCAGCAACTCCGTCGCCGGCGCGGGGGATTCGGCCATCCACGACATCAACGGCAATGGTGTCGGTGAGGCGGAACCGATCCTGCTCGACGGGCAGGAGTGCCTGTACCTGTTCCTTTGCGGCATCCCGGACTGGAGCCCCGGGACCCCGGCCTCGCTCCGGGGTGCTGGAGGGTTCTCCGTCAGCCCGAGGAACCCGTTCCAGGCGGTCCCGGCCTCCGGGCCGGACTCGAGCCGGACCACTCCGTTCTTCGAGATCACGGACCCGTCCCAACTGTACGACGACGACAGGGATTTCATCCCCGGCATCGTCGACCCGATCGGAGCCAGCAGCGATGCGCGGTACGTCGCCTACTTCTCCTCCACGTTCGGCGGCTACGACCCGCGTGACGTGAAGTTCGAGGACGAGCCGACCGCCCCGTTCACCCTGACCGGCTACCCGGACTCGTACACGACAGACCCGACCGCCGCGATCCAGGTGCCGGGTCCGAACCCGTGGACCAACGGGCCGTCGTTCGGCACCGAGGCGCCCCGATGGCTCCGGCCGCAGTCGTTCCAGCTCGTCTCGCCGGGCTCGGATCGCGATTACGGGCCGGGGGGCCAGGTCGTCGTCCAGGACGGCTCGATGACGTTCCCGGAGGTCTCTGGCAGCGGCGGCCGGGCGGTGGAAGATGACAACGTCGGGATGCGGTGA
- a CDS encoding type II secretion system F family protein produces the protein MPTFSYEAMDHTGKEVKDTIDASTQEEAQQLIRQKGFFVTKISERAAKKAGKKGGAASKRPTAGRRKKKKSFTIGRVSAKQLTTFTRQLSTLQDAGLPILRSLKILEGQAKPGVLKNSLADVIEDIESGSTLSEAMAKHPKCFDRLYCNMVKAGEAGGALEAILQRLADFKEKSQSLKRRIKSAMVYPVVVIFVAILIVGFIMYWIVPQFEAIFIDFGVDLPRMTVILIDASHIVVEYWYLAPLIPAIWWVFMKLLYRSKTGAYIGDRVQLLIPVMGTILEKSVVSRTMRTLGTLVQSGVPILESLNIVRDTAGNAVFERAFTRIYDSIREGETIAQPLREARIVDDIVVNMIDVGEETGELDTMLMKIADNYDEEVEAAVDSLVSLLEPIMIVSLGGIIGFIVIALFMPLIKLISELSG, from the coding sequence ATGCCGACCTTCTCATACGAGGCGATGGACCACACCGGCAAGGAGGTGAAGGACACCATCGACGCCTCGACCCAGGAAGAGGCGCAGCAGCTGATCCGCCAGAAGGGCTTCTTCGTCACCAAGATCTCCGAGCGGGCCGCCAAGAAGGCGGGCAAGAAGGGCGGGGCGGCCTCCAAGCGCCCCACCGCCGGGCGCCGCAAGAAGAAGAAGTCGTTCACCATCGGCAGGGTCTCGGCCAAGCAGCTGACCACCTTCACCCGGCAGCTCTCCACCCTGCAGGACGCCGGCCTGCCGATCCTCCGGAGCCTGAAGATCCTGGAGGGCCAGGCCAAGCCGGGCGTGCTGAAGAACTCCCTGGCCGACGTGATCGAGGACATCGAGAGCGGCTCCACGCTCTCCGAGGCGATGGCCAAGCACCCCAAGTGCTTCGACCGCCTCTACTGCAACATGGTCAAGGCGGGCGAGGCCGGCGGCGCCCTGGAGGCGATCCTCCAGCGCCTGGCCGACTTCAAGGAGAAGAGCCAGTCGCTGAAGCGGCGGATCAAGTCGGCGATGGTCTACCCGGTGGTGGTCATCTTCGTCGCCATCCTGATCGTCGGCTTCATCATGTACTGGATCGTGCCGCAGTTCGAGGCCATCTTCATCGACTTCGGCGTCGACCTGCCCCGGATGACCGTGATCCTGATCGACGCCAGCCACATCGTCGTCGAGTACTGGTACCTCGCCCCCCTGATCCCGGCGATCTGGTGGGTCTTCATGAAACTGCTCTACCGCAGCAAGACCGGCGCCTACATCGGCGACCGCGTGCAGCTGCTCATCCCCGTCATGGGGACGATCCTGGAGAAGTCGGTCGTCAGCCGGACCATGAGGACGCTCGGCACCCTGGTGCAGTCGGGCGTGCCGATCCTGGAGTCGCTGAACATCGTCCGCGACACCGCCGGCAACGCCGTCTTCGAGCGGGCCTTCACCCGCATCTACGACTCGATCCGGGAGGGCGAGACGATCGCCCAGCCCCTGCGGGAGGCCCGGATCGTCGACGACATCGTCGTGAACATGATCGACGTCGGCGAGGAGACCGGCGAGCTCGACACCATGCTCATGAAGATCGCCGACAACTACGACGAGGAAGTGGAGGCGGCCGTCGACTCGCTGGTCAGCCTGCTCGAGCCGATCATGATCGTCTCCCTCGGCGGCATCATCGGCTTCATCGTCATCGCCCTGTTCATGCCGCTGATCAAGCTCATCAGCGAGCTCTCGGGCTGA
- a CDS encoding GspE/PulE family protein: protein MARRLGTILVDMGYLDEDALWKVLEAQKGSENEPIGKVAVRLGLVREEQVLRALGEQLSMKVIKLADTTIPPEVAEAVNQSMAEAFKVVPVAIGRKDKAITVAMAEPQNPATLDSLRSFLGVEVKGVIAAEGEVLAKIEELYAGSSAESLNDVIRQIESDKDLSRFQNRNESTIDLEAIEEMAEAAPVRKLLNMVLLLSIKDKASDIHFEPFEDEYKMRYRVDGVLYELVPPPRHLAPAIASRIKVMSNLDIAERRLPQDGRIELNIGGNSVDIRVSTLPTMFGESVVLRILDRTVVQLDLEKIGMTAETLRRWREVVHKPNGIILVTGPTSSGKTTTLYATLNELNTVEDKIITTEEPVEYDIDGLIQVPINAEIGVTFASCLRAILRQDPDKILIGETRDLETAEISIQASLTGHIVFTTLHTNDAPSAVTRLRDMGVPPFLITATVEGVLAQRLVRKICASCRTEFRPSEEILMELGLSAEQGAAQKFYYGRGCDRCNNTGYKGRMGLYELVVVNDHLRELIVKETSLDDFRESCRKAGMQTLRESGLEALNDGLTTVEEVLKATITED from the coding sequence ATGGCCCGACGCCTCGGAACGATCCTGGTCGACATGGGCTACCTCGACGAGGACGCCCTCTGGAAGGTGCTGGAGGCCCAGAAGGGCTCCGAGAACGAGCCGATCGGCAAGGTGGCCGTCCGCCTCGGCCTGGTCCGGGAGGAGCAGGTGCTGCGCGCCCTGGGCGAGCAGCTCAGCATGAAGGTGATCAAGCTGGCCGACACGACCATCCCGCCCGAGGTGGCGGAGGCGGTCAACCAGTCGATGGCCGAGGCGTTCAAGGTGGTGCCGGTGGCCATCGGCCGCAAGGACAAGGCGATCACCGTGGCGATGGCCGAGCCGCAGAACCCGGCGACGCTGGACAGCCTCCGGTCCTTCCTGGGCGTCGAGGTCAAGGGGGTCATCGCCGCCGAGGGCGAGGTGCTCGCCAAGATCGAGGAGCTCTACGCCGGCAGCTCCGCCGAGTCGCTCAACGACGTCATCCGCCAGATCGAATCGGACAAGGACCTCTCCCGCTTCCAGAACCGCAACGAGAGCACCATCGACCTCGAGGCGATCGAGGAGATGGCCGAGGCGGCGCCCGTCCGCAAGCTGCTGAACATGGTGCTGCTGCTCTCGATCAAGGACAAGGCGTCTGACATCCACTTCGAGCCGTTCGAGGATGAATACAAGATGCGGTACCGGGTCGACGGCGTGCTCTACGAGCTCGTCCCGCCGCCCCGCCACCTGGCCCCGGCGATCGCCAGCCGCATCAAGGTCATGTCGAACCTGGACATCGCCGAGCGTCGGCTGCCCCAGGATGGCCGGATCGAGCTGAACATCGGCGGCAATTCGGTCGACATCCGCGTCTCGACCCTGCCGACGATGTTCGGCGAGTCGGTCGTGCTGCGGATCCTCGACCGGACGGTGGTGCAGCTGGACCTGGAGAAGATCGGCATGACCGCCGAGACGCTCCGGCGCTGGCGGGAGGTGGTGCACAAGCCCAACGGTATCATCCTGGTCACCGGCCCCACCTCCTCGGGCAAGACGACCACGCTCTACGCCACCCTCAACGAGCTGAACACGGTCGAGGACAAGATCATCACCACCGAGGAGCCCGTCGAGTACGACATCGACGGGCTGATCCAGGTGCCGATCAACGCCGAGATCGGCGTCACCTTCGCCTCCTGCCTCCGCGCCATCCTGCGGCAGGACCCGGACAAGATCCTCATCGGCGAGACCCGAGACCTGGAGACGGCCGAGATCTCCATCCAGGCCTCGCTCACCGGGCACATCGTCTTCACCACCCTGCACACCAACGACGCCCCCTCGGCCGTCACCCGGTTGCGGGACATGGGCGTCCCCCCGTTCCTGATCACGGCGACCGTCGAGGGGGTGCTCGCCCAGCGGCTGGTCCGCAAGATCTGCGCGAGCTGCCGGACCGAGTTCCGGCCCAGCGAGGAGATCCTCATGGAGCTGGGCCTGAGCGCCGAGCAGGGGGCCGCCCAGAAGTTCTACTACGGCCGGGGCTGCGACCGCTGCAACAACACCGGCTACAAGGGACGCATGGGCCTCTACGAGCTGGTCGTCGTCAACGACCACCTCCGGGAGCTGATCGTCAAGGAGACCTCGCTCGACGACTTCCGGGAGTCCTGCCGCAAGGCCGGCATGCAGACCCTCCGGGAGTCGGGCCTGGAGGCCCTCAACGACGGCCTGACCACCGTCGAGGAAGTGCTCAAGGCGACGATCACCGAGGATTGA
- a CDS encoding type IV pilus twitching motility protein PilT — MGTLLIDKLLQTVCTQKASDLHLTVGSPPMLRLHGHMRPLATKVLEAPDTVALMKSITPERCQQELQEVGGTDFGFAFGEMARFRVAVFKQRGNIGLVLRRIPNEFLTFEQLGLPWIIEELIQRPRGLILVTGPTGSGKTTSLASMINWINNNMDRHIITIEDPIEYFHKHNKSLVNQREIGIDVPDFPEAIKRALRMDPDIILVGEMRDLATISAAITAAETGHIVFGTLHTNSAEGTVNRIIDVFPKEQQDQIRTQLSVAIIGILAQSLLPRKPKGLVAAYECLVVTPAIANLIRENKTYRIDSSIQTGRKHGMILMDDSLFNLWRQGLVEENEIIYKARKSQELRERIELAKKGIFDEAGEEEEEEEPAKKR, encoded by the coding sequence ATGGGCACGCTGCTGATCGACAAGCTGCTCCAGACGGTCTGCACCCAGAAGGCCAGCGACCTGCACCTGACCGTCGGCAGCCCGCCGATGCTCCGCCTGCATGGTCACATGAGGCCCCTGGCGACCAAGGTGCTCGAGGCGCCGGACACGGTCGCCCTGATGAAGAGCATCACCCCCGAGCGCTGCCAGCAGGAGCTGCAGGAGGTCGGGGGGACGGACTTCGGCTTCGCCTTCGGCGAGATGGCCCGATTCCGGGTGGCGGTCTTCAAGCAGCGCGGCAACATCGGCCTGGTGCTGCGGCGGATCCCGAACGAGTTCCTGACCTTCGAGCAGCTCGGGCTGCCCTGGATCATCGAGGAATTGATCCAGCGCCCCCGGGGGCTGATCCTGGTCACGGGTCCGACCGGCTCGGGCAAGACGACGAGCCTGGCGTCCATGATCAACTGGATCAACAACAACATGGACCGCCACATCATCACGATCGAGGACCCGATCGAGTACTTCCACAAGCACAACAAGTCGCTGGTCAACCAGCGCGAGATCGGCATCGACGTGCCGGACTTCCCCGAGGCGATCAAGCGGGCCCTGCGGATGGACCCGGACATCATCCTCGTGGGCGAGATGCGCGACCTGGCGACGATCTCCGCGGCGATCACCGCGGCCGAGACCGGGCACATCGTCTTCGGCACGCTGCACACCAACTCGGCCGAGGGGACGGTCAACCGGATCATCGACGTGTTCCCGAAGGAGCAGCAGGACCAGATCCGCACCCAGCTCTCGGTGGCGATCATCGGCATCCTCGCCCAGTCGCTGCTGCCGCGCAAGCCCAAGGGGCTGGTGGCGGCCTACGAGTGCCTGGTGGTCACGCCGGCCATCGCCAACCTGATCCGGGAGAACAAGACGTACCGGATCGACTCGTCGATCCAGACCGGCCGCAAGCACGGCATGATCCTGATGGACGACTCGCTGTTCAACCTCTGGCGCCAGGGGCTCGTCGAGGAGAACGAGATTATCTACAAGGCCCGCAAGTCCCAGGAGCTGCGGGAACGGATCGAGCTGGCCAAGAAGGGCATCTTCGACGAGGCGGGCGAGGAGGAAGAGGAGGAGGAGCCGGCCAAGAAGCGCTGA
- a CDS encoding GspE/PulE family protein, whose product MAKQTKDWTDILVKRGIVGADQIVEARGMSGTVEESLVRLGYAEIEDITRAKAEQNGLDYVDLHEIEIPPQIVELVPESLARENVVMPLAQEGGAIKVIMHDPMDFETLDKLRFVLNREISIALAPREAIVEAINRYYGSATSESESVDSMLQEFTDTAIDYADDVMSGKGVGGSEEDDSAPVIRLVNLLLEKAVQMRASDIHIEPFADRIRIRYRIDGVCQEIENPPRRLLGPIISRLKIMGSIDIAEKRRPQDGRIKVHVAGKDIDLRVSVLPTNHGQSIVMRILDRDNIKVSLRDLGFGEEDFKRYQNLIKRPNGILLVTGPTGSGKTTTLYASLNELNRPDVKIITAEDPVEYYLPGINQCEVKARIGMTFARIIRAMLRQNPNILLVGEIRDEETANTAIQASLTGHLVFSTLHTNDAPSALTRLVDIGVQPFLVASSIIGIMGQRLVRKVCPKCKAKYEPPAHLLQSLGIRPEIAAKANFTRGKGCGNCNKTGYRGRLAIYELMMMSSQIREMTFKGESTQAIRKVARKQGMRTLFEDGMIKALKGITTIDEVLRITHHEAAG is encoded by the coding sequence ATGGCCAAGCAGACCAAGGACTGGACCGACATCCTCGTCAAGCGAGGCATCGTCGGCGCCGATCAGATCGTCGAAGCCCGGGGCATGAGCGGCACCGTCGAGGAGTCGCTCGTCCGGCTCGGCTACGCCGAGATCGAGGACATCACCAGGGCCAAGGCCGAGCAGAACGGCCTGGACTACGTCGACCTGCACGAAATCGAAATCCCCCCGCAAATCGTCGAGCTCGTCCCCGAGTCCCTCGCGCGCGAGAATGTCGTCATGCCGCTCGCCCAGGAGGGGGGCGCCATCAAGGTCATCATGCATGACCCCATGGATTTCGAGACGCTCGACAAGCTCCGGTTCGTGCTCAACCGGGAGATCAGCATCGCCCTGGCGCCGCGGGAGGCGATCGTCGAGGCGATCAACCGCTACTACGGCAGCGCCACGTCGGAGTCGGAGTCGGTCGACTCGATGCTCCAGGAGTTCACCGACACGGCGATCGACTACGCCGACGACGTGATGTCCGGCAAGGGGGTGGGGGGATCCGAGGAGGACGACAGCGCCCCGGTCATCCGCCTGGTGAACCTGCTGCTGGAGAAGGCCGTCCAGATGCGGGCCTCGGACATCCACATCGAGCCCTTCGCCGACCGGATCCGGATCCGGTACCGGATCGACGGCGTCTGCCAGGAGATCGAGAACCCCCCCCGGCGGCTGCTCGGCCCGATCATCAGCCGGCTGAAGATCATGGGGTCGATCGACATCGCCGAGAAGCGGCGTCCCCAGGACGGCCGGATCAAGGTCCACGTGGCGGGCAAGGACATCGACCTCCGGGTCAGCGTCCTGCCGACCAACCACGGCCAGTCGATCGTCATGCGGATCCTGGACCGGGACAACATCAAGGTCAGCCTCCGCGACCTCGGCTTCGGCGAGGAGGACTTCAAGCGCTACCAGAACCTCATCAAGCGGCCCAACGGCATCCTCCTGGTGACCGGGCCGACCGGGTCGGGCAAGACGACCACCCTGTACGCCTCGCTCAACGAACTGAACCGGCCGGACGTGAAGATCATCACGGCCGAGGATCCGGTCGAGTACTACCTGCCCGGGATCAACCAGTGCGAGGTCAAGGCCCGGATCGGGATGACCTTCGCGCGGATCATCCGGGCCATGCTCCGGCAGAATCCGAACATCCTGCTCGTGGGGGAAATTCGGGACGAGGAGACGGCGAATACCGCCATCCAGGCCTCACTGACCGGACACCTGGTTTTCAGTACGCTGCATACGAACGATGCGCCCAGTGCCTTGACACGCCTGGTCGATATCGGTGTTCAGCCGTTCCTGGTGGCCAGCTCCATCATCGGGATCATGGGGCAGCGGCTCGTCCGCAAGGTCTGTCCCAAGTGCAAGGCGAAGTACGAGCCGCCGGCGCACCTGCTCCAGAGCCTCGGCATCCGACCGGAGATCGCCGCGAAGGCCAATTTCACGCGCGGCAAGGGCTGCGGGAATTGCAACAAGACCGGATACCGGGGCCGCCTGGCGATCTACGAGCTGATGATGATGTCCAGCCAGATCCGCGAGATGACGTTCAAGGGGGAGTCGACGCAGGCGATCCGCAAGGTGGCCCGGAAGCAGGGGATGCGCACGCTGTTCGAGGACGGGATGATCAAGGCCCTCAAGGGGATCACCACCATCGACGAGGTGCTCCGGATCACCCACCACGAGGCCGCGGGCTGA